AATTGAACTCATGGACTCCCATGGAAATATGCACAAAAAAACAACAGATAACAAAAACCACATATTGAAGCTTGTACTAAACTTGTAGAAATGAAccaagaattaaattaaaattctagttttcttttaaaaaggcaaatgaatgaaacagtaaattatttcacaaatttaGCTTCAGTGAAGCAATATAATATAACTAACACTAAATATACTAAACCTGCTGAAAAAACATGATTTATAGtccaattttaaaaggaagaaaacttgcAGTCTTGTCTTGTTTTTTGTaacacacaataaaaaataatactgaaagtATTATTGGCAAAttgtcaatgaaaaataaatgtcaatggGTAGCTGAAAGAAGCCAGCAGACCTATGAATTTCTCTCAGAAGTCACAAGTGATTTGAATGAGAACCTAAGGGTGATGGAAAGCAAATTTTTGACATATCTATGCACCTGTGAATAATTTCAGGGTGCAGTGACAGTAAGGAGCAGAACTGGCAGAATTTGTGAGTCAAAGGACTTTTGAATTCAGCAAATATAAAATCAGAGTGgaagcccttccttccttccaatgTCTGCAGTAAGAATGATGGAAcataatttagatttttctatGTCTCAGATGTTGATCTATTCTCTTATAACAGgtctaatttattttatgtaaattgaaCTTTATAGAATAATTAACTATTGATATTCAAgcaaaaacatgtttaaaaaaagtgAGTATCCTGTTTCCACCAATACTTCATCATAAGCTCAAAATTGAGGAAGCAAATAATGAGTGCATGGTGCATTGGGTCCCTGTGTTCTGTCCatgaactttattttaaagatattttttagattGTCGATggactttcattttattaaattatctatatgtggtgctgagaatcgaacccagtgcatcaaacatgctaggcaagctctctaccactgagccacaactccagccctatccATGCACTTTTTAAAAGACATGCCAATCCTGTACCTCCATGGTATTTCAAAGAATGAATGTGACACTTATTACAAAACACTAAGAGTTGAGGGTGGAGCACCAAATTTTACTTTTCAGTGCTTTACTCTTGTATCTATTATCATCATTTGGGATGAAAAAGGGAACCATGGAGCAAATGTGGTTTATAACTGGAAAATTAACATGTGTTTTCTGAAAAgcttgaaatataaattaaggataattccaaagaagaagagaaaagtaGAGAGAGGAAgcgaaggaaggaagaaaggaaggtaggcagggaggaaggaaggaaggaaggaaaatctcATCTTTTATTTAAGAAtggaaacaagacaaaacaaaaatcaaattgaaATACCTGTTTTCATAACTTACATGGTCCTATATAATCATATCATAAGTATTCAATTAACTATACGTAGAACAATACTTGGCATTCAAAATAGAACAGGAATTTCATCTTAAAAAGTCCATGAATAGATCATAGAATCCTGACATAGGAACAAAATTATCTCAGTTATGAGGTTTGTTTTTGCAATAAATCAAGATACCCATGACGTTGTCTGAGGCACATGAGTGAGATAATGTGACCATGCACTGCCTGTGGTTTTCCCCACCCAGCACCCATGGCATATAAAAGGCAGGTGGTAGACAGTGACATCCAGTCTCAAGACACCTACATCCTGATCCTGAACTGAACACTCCACTCCTGACAGCATGAGCTGCTACTATGGCAACTACTATGGTGGGCTGGGCTATGGCTATGGTGGCCTAGGCTGTGGCTATGGCTGTGGCTatggtggctgtggctgtggctatgGTGGCTATGGCTGTGGCTATGGTGGCTATGGTGGCTATGGTTATGGATGCTGCCGCCCACTCTGCTACAGAAGATACTGGTCCTATGGCTTCTACTGAAGAATTTCTTTAGCTGCTGAGCCTATTGGCTGTCACCCTCTATCTCATTGGAATCATCTCCAACTTTCTTCACATTcgaaattttttaatatcttcaacAATACCAACTATATACCAAtctgagaaaaatgaataaaatcagcaTGCCTATTTTGATTCATCCTTATCTCTTGGATTGTGTGATAATTTGGAGACAATATTTCCTTTGATAATTATCTTTAAAACACTATGTAAAATGTGGTGAATTTTGACTCTCAACTTGTAAAAAATTCATAGTATTAAATAAACACTTTCACTGGAAAAAGTGCTCTGTTATGATTCTATCAATTTCCTTCCATTTATGTGCCTTGTCTACTTGTGCATTTGCATGTGTTTATCCATTGTCTGTTTATAGCAATATACTAGTGAAAAAGTACAAACTAGAGCTCTTTTGTGataattaatgttgtcaaaattaaagaggtaaaaatacaaattctttcCAAAAGGTCAgacaaaatacattcttttttttaactattttttagttataggtgaacacaatatttttattttatttttatgtggtgctgaaggatcaaaCTTAGTGCCTCATGCATCGTAGATgtgcactctacttctgagccacaactcaatccaaaatccatttatttatttgtccctTTATCTGTCTTAAAATTTCCCTTTCCTTGTATGTTTCTAATGGCACTTTTCTACAATAGTGTTTGTATTTCACAtcagatcattttaaaaaatctttgtattttataCTTTGTGTCATTTAAATCACCAGTGATTTAGATCATATCAGCTCTACCTCTTCCTCTATGAAATGTTTCTCaaattaaatatgtatgtgtgttgtgtgtgtagaGAGATCTATAGATACTGATAGATATAGAATAGATCTATATCTTTATCTGTGTCCGTATCTATCTCTCTCCCTAAACAATGACTTCAGGCTTTAGCATATTGAATACGTCTGCACTAATCATGGCATTTTGGATTACCATCATGGCAACCAAActgcatttcaaaatatatgtttaatcTGCAATTTAGAAAAATTCATGTATTATGCATAGCAAGATAAATTCACGAAAACCATGAATTATTTTCTCAGAATCAAACtagttttagtttattttctttttcaccttGAAGTCTTGTCATTATGGAATGTAGTTGCCTGCATATGCTAATTTTCTCCAGAATCAAATTCTTTCCACTCTTAAAGTagttatgtattttcttttgggAAACTCAAACTGACAGCATTAGGTGCAATGAAATGCTGATGGGGAAAGTAAAGAATAAAGGTACCAATACTCTGGAAAAAGATGGTGAACAGCTGAAATTAGCAGTTCTTAGACCCAGGCAAGAGGCTACTGTGATAAAAAGTAGCCAGCAGTATTCTgggtctatttttcttttattttcttttctctttcttttttcttttttttttttaatagggctAGCAAACCGTAGTTGGAGACACAGGAGATCCCAAGCtgctaaaaatattctgaaaagacACTGAGCTTCATAGAAGTGTTTTAGAAACTCTGAAGTGGCATGGCTCCATTTTCTAAGACATCAagcagaagttttttaaaaattagatggaAATTTTGTCCTTACCAAGGTGGTGAGATAACAGTCACTAGATCTCAAGAAGTCTCCttaactgaaagagaaataaaacataaccTCTGTAGGCTCCACAAAAAGAGGTAAACAGTCCCTACCTAAAATTCCAGCAACCGAGTTTTATGTTAGTTTGTATCTGAATTAAGACCTTCAGATCATTTCTAACAGCCCAAGAGCAATAAAAACACCTTGAAAATTTAAAGGTATACTATAATATTGTTCTGTATCTTCTCTTTAGCCTGTGGAAGCGTATGGAATTgtgcaaaagaaacaaccaataACAAAAGCTACCGCACCATAAGCCACATGTTGGAGCTTGAAGACAAAAGACATTTTAAACTAAACATGATTGAAAAACACAAGAAACATCAAAGAACATATAAAATGAGcattaaaatagtagaaatataACTAAATTCAAATTCCAGTTCTTAAAAAGAGTAAATGAATAATGTactcatttaataaatttttcttcaggaaaaaaataatctcaatCATTAAACTTAAACCCAGGTTTGTAAAAACAATTCTACTGACTTAAAGACAGAAATATAGAAAGGTGAATTTTGaagattacaaaatatttatcatgCTTCATGAACTGGTGAAACATCCATGCAACTGAAATTCTGCAGAGGAAAGAGTAAAGTATGAGACATTTAGTTGGAGAAAACAGTATCACTTTCTCAAATTGTTGAACAGCATCAACCTACCAATTCTAAGTGCTATGCTCTGTCAAGAGGgataattccaattaaaatcacaTGTCAGCATAACTCAATAGCAGAAAATTAAATGCAAAGCCAAGACCCTAAACTGGAGTAAAGAAACAGATCATCtacaaagaaaagcaataaagctGACTGTAACCTCCTCCACTGAAGCAAACAATGCTAAAGTAAACTACAATGACATTTTaacaatgtattatatataactatCAATCTAGAATATCACAGTTGAAAATGTACagataacaaaatgaaataaagaaatattaataaaacatgattttttgacaaataaaattaaaataaatgtttccataCTATAGTGAGAAAATTGATTCTAATGAGaatgaattataagaaaaaaaattcagtttgggGGCAGAAGGAAATTGGTCTGGTTAAAAGCATgggaattcaataaataaattaattgaaaaaatacagataaatattAATCATACACAAAAACTGACTATTTCTTTTAGGGATTAGATATGCACAATTGGCTTATTAGGACAGAGTAACAGTAATATATATTGTAATCTACTGTAATGAGTCAATGGATTTGGAAAAGTCAGAAAATACAGAAGTTTAGTGAGTTGTGAAAGAGAAACTCTGAACTTGTTTGCTTCTAGGTATATACCCAACCAACATTCCTGTTTTGATAGATCAGTCTGAGaaagcaaactttttctgtaaatagctacatagttaatattttaaggaCTTTTCTTATCTGCATCTCCATTGCTCAGCTCTACCATTGCACCGTGAAAGGAGCACAGACCAtatataaaggaataaataagaatgttttccagtaaaattttatttgccaAAAGAGCCTTGAGGAAGAATTTGTGTACCCCTGGGTTAGAACATTATTcaatggaaatttttctttttcacccaTTTTTAGGAGAGTAGTACACATCCTTTCCCTTTGGAGTATGATTGTCAAAATGTCATTTGTTCTTTCCTTACTTTGTACAGGGGACATCTTTGCCTTTGTCTTTGAGTTCAGGAATGTTATTTTCATTGGTAAAATATTTATAGGTATGTCTTAAATATAGGTTTGTGCATGAACCTCTGGTTTTCTGGTTACCCTCTTTCCGTTTTTACCTAGAAGATGCCCCAGGACATACTGAACAAGGAAGATAAGAAGCTCATGAAAAAAGTTTGAAGTCATCCTGACACTTGAGCTAAACCCAAATAATATTAGGCAAATCCCATGCTGACTCACAACCATATATGTAAGGCATATGCTAATTTTATATGAAACTGAAGTTTCTTTTATAGGTGCAAATTTATTCTGGCAAGAACTGTCTTAGATACAAGCGTAAGAATagcaagaaaaatgtaaaagtagCATAAGTTCATAGTAGCATATTTTTAATActcaaaaatggaaatataaatcacTTTCAATAATAGGAAGAATAAATTGCAGTATATTTGTACATTGATATTTTCTATGGCAGTTAAGtattaacagaaataaaattttgtgaatatcATTAAAAATGTGTTGCAAAAGAAACCAAATGAAAATATCTGATTCATGCAAATCCATTTGtataaggtaaaaaaaatagcaaaataaacccATGGTTTCAAAAAGTAGGAGATGTTAATATGTAAAGCTGATGCTGAATGAAAAGGGGTTCATTTGGGAGATTGTCATCTGGGATACTTTGTTATCTTTGAAAATCTAATTAAAGaagtattttctctttgaaatttcaTCATTTGTTCCATTTGATGATCCAATATTGATACGTTATTGTTAATTGAAATCCATAGTTTACATTATGCTCTAAATTGTATAGGTTTTGACAACTGTATTGTGACATGTATCCATGGTATAAAAGCCTCATAGTTAATAGTTTTGTTGTCCTGAAAATATTTCCTACTGAGCTTATTTGTTCCTCTATCCTGACCCCTACATGCTTGGCAATCAATAATCATTTCACTGGTTGCATAGTTCTGCCTTACTTGGGATCACGTGGCTTGTGTCTTTTGCAGATGGGCTTCTTTAAATCAACAATAGACATTAGATTTCCTCCATGTCTTCTCACCACttgataattcatttatttttagtgctgaataaattttcattatttagagGTACTATGATTTATTTATCCAGAAACCTACTAGAGAATATCTTGCTCAGGTCCAAATTGTGGCAATTATGTATATTAttgccacacacatacacatgaaagTTTATATGTggacataatatttaaatttcttttggttaAGGAAGGCTACTATGGAATTGTAAAGTAAAAGCATTTTCAATTTAATGAGAAACCAACatgttgttttccaaagtggttatatcAGTTTGGACTCCCAGCAATGAATGACAGTTCATGCTGTGCCATATCTTTGTTTGTGTTTGGTGTTCTCAGTATTTTGGATATTATCCTAATAGGAATGTAGCAGTATCTTGTAGCTTAAATTTTCAATTCCTTAATGACATATGATATGGAGCATTTTTAATATGCTTCTTACCATTTAGATATCTCCTCTGATGGTGTATTTCTTTagatcttttgctcattttcaatTGAGTTATTTATTGGATTATTGGTTTCCTTATTTTTGTAGAAACACCTTATATTAAAGTCCCATACTATGACTTCAGGGATCCAGACATTTGTAGCAAAGTAATCTTGTTTACAAAGATTTTGTTTCATCATATTATTCAAGTCAAGTTTGACTATGTGGTGAATTGTACCCTGGACTTCTTCCATCCCCTATTAAGTGTTTTAATAGAGGAATTGTGCAGAAGGCTACAGACACTTTGGGGCATTATTTCCCTGTTTCTCATCTGAATCATCCTCTCCTGTGTTTCTACAGCatgttccatattttttttaatagaaatcatTGTGGTGATCTGAATTATGGCTATGGTGGGCTGGACTATGGCTGGGTAGGACTTGATCTGGGTCTATTGCTGTGACAATATGGACTACTATAGAGTCTTATGGAGTATTGAGGAATATAGCTTGGATTATTTGATTCCTTCTCTGTAATTCACTGGCTTGGCTCTGTTTCCAGGATTCTTTTCAAatcctaattattttttattttttcatcaaattaCAGCCAACCTGGTATCAGCTGACAGGAGCAGTGGGTAGGTGGGGGCTgtagaaaatttgaatttttcatattttacattaGTTGATTAAAATTGTTTGAAATAGGTTGTGatttacagaacatttttattaaattatactccatttcaATTATTCATGTAGTTTAATTTGACAGGATTCAAGGGCAGAAAtgtaaacactattttaaaacagCATCAtcattgttacttttattttgctttcattcaCTAGATATCTTTGAGTTCTGAGTGATCAGAACTGAAGACACTGCCCGATTTGCCTCCCAATCGAGACGTTAATATACAACTGTGCATTCACATACACCTATAACAAGTGCCTCATCAACACCTTCATACAAGAACCTTATCTTCATAAACTGAAACTGTAACTAATAATTACCTTAATTACTTTATAACAGATTCCACAATGTAAGCCTCATTTTCCATGATGCTATTTTGGTATCTCTGTTCTTCGACTATCCGGACTACACATTTGAATTGAACCAAGTATTGATTTGCCTTTGTGTCACCCTATATTGGTccacttcaaatatttttttccattaggaCTACTTTTTCAACCACGAGGAATTCCTGTGTTTTTATAGCATGTTCTGTGTTTGTTTACAGAAATTCTTatgatttttgtatttgtatttatctcacttatttcatttaatatataatatcttccagatttatccatgttgtcagaagcattttcttctgtcttaaagctgaataatattccagtgagtgtgaaatattttctttgtccttctttCTGTGTCAGATACTGGTCCAATGGATTCCAGTAAGAACTTCTGGACCCACTCAGCCAGGAGAAGTCTTCCTTCTATATTTCCCACAATTCTCCCACAATTCCCCctatagtaatttatttttccctttctcaaCAATGAAATGTTTATCAACAGTATTTCACCTTCAGATTGACTCCTTTAGATGCACCATGTTTCAACTTGATCGACCAAAGTTACATGTAACCCTTaccttttataaaaatgattacaTCTGATATGTTATTACTTTACCATTCACTGTAACTTAACAGCATCAATGTGAAAACTTTGTTGCTTTTCCAAAAAATGTTGCCCTTTCTTGAAAAATGCTTTGCACATATATTCATTTTACTTTGTCATTTTATGTGCATGCTCTGTTGtctatatatatttcattttcttctatgaTTGTTCATGGGTAATAACAGGAGATTTTCCATATATAC
This window of the Ictidomys tridecemlineatus isolate mIctTri1 chromosome 3, mIctTri1.hap1, whole genome shotgun sequence genome carries:
- the LOC101962183 gene encoding keratin-associated protein 20-2, encoding MSCYYGNYYGGLGYGYGGLGCGYGCGYGGCGCGYGGYGCGYGGYGGYGYGCCRPLCYRRYWSYGFY